The Procambarus clarkii isolate CNS0578487 chromosome 7, FALCON_Pclarkii_2.0, whole genome shotgun sequence genome window below encodes:
- the LOC138357458 gene encoding probable GH family 25 lysozyme 3 → MILVDIATDSRMILKMLKGRGSSQYTVDQGSTQYTVDQGSSQYTVDQGSTQYTVDQGSTQYTVDQGSSQYTVDQGSSQYTVDQGSSQYTVDQGSSQYTVDQGSSQYTVDQGSSQYTVDQGSSQYTVDQGSSQYRS, encoded by the exons AGATATTGCAACTGATTCCCGCATGATTTTAAAGATGCTCAAGGGAAGA GGCTCTTCACAGTACACCGTAGACCAGGGCTCTACACAGTACACCGTAGACCAGGGCTCTTCACAGTACACCGTAGACCAGGGCTCTACACAGTACACCGTAGACCAGGGCTCTACACAGTACACCGTAGACCAGGGCTCTTCACAGTACACCGTAGACCAGGGCTCTTCACAGTACACCGTAGACCAGGGCTCTTCACAGTACACCGTAGACCAGGGCTCTTCACAGTACACCGTAGACCAGGGCTCTTCACAGTACACCGTAGACCAGGGCTCTTCACAGTACACCGTAGACCAGGGCTCTTCACAGTACACCGTAGACCAGGGCTCTTCACAGTACAGGTCGTGA